The proteins below are encoded in one region of Rana temporaria chromosome 2, aRanTem1.1, whole genome shotgun sequence:
- the LOC120928470 gene encoding putative gustatory receptor clone PTE03, producing MQNSTFSSPLVLRLTFGTISDFNYVYGVISLLGFLMIIFSNLTIISTVYLNQSLHEPMYVFVSALCTNGLYGSLSFFPSLIVNLFSKTQVISYAACITQIFCIYFYVSCEMILMAVMAYDRYICICNPLSYSTFMNLTKAFKIILGVWLYSFISITVHTMLTMRLPLCDNVILKIYCDNWSVVRLSCIDTTINNIYGLFITVTILGLMPMLISLSYIKILKVCAKSKDNFLKAMQTCSPQLISFAIFVTDCLFEVILYRLGPTQVPYGLRVAMLLQSLVVPPFVNPLLYGIKMQAIKVKILQSFTLKKR from the coding sequence ATGCAGAATTCGACATTCTCTTCTCCTCTGGTGCTGAGACTGACATTTGGCACAATTTCGGATTTTAATTATGTCTACGGGGTGATATCATTGCTTGGCTTTTTGATGATCATTTTTTCCAACTTGACAATAATATCCACAGTATATTTAAACCAGAGTTTGCATGAGCCCATGTATGTTTTTGTATCTGCCCTCTGTACCAACGGCCTTTATGGAAGCCTCTCATTTTTCCCCAGCCTAATCGTAAATCTGTTTTCTAAGACTCAAGTCATTTCATACGCGGCCTGTATAACGCAAATCTTTTGCATCTATTTTTACGTGTCCTGTGAGATGATCCTGATGGCGGTTATGGCGTACGACCGTTACATATGCATATGTAACCCGTTGAGCTACTCCACCTTCATGAACTTAACGAAGGCATTTAAGATCATTTTAGGCGTGTGGCTTTATTCTTTTATCTCCATCACTGTGCATACTATGCTGACAATGCGGCTCCCTCTTTGTGATAATGTCATCCTGAAGATCTATTGTGATAACTGGTCGGTGGTGAGACTCTCCTGCATTGATACCACAATCAACAACATTTATGGTCTGTTTATTACCGTAACAATATTGGGGTTGATGCCGATGCTGATCAGTTTATCCTACATTAAAATTTTGAAGGTTTGTGCAAAGTCAAAGGACAATTTTTTGAAAGCAATGCAGACCTGCTCTCCTCAACTGATATCTTTTGCAATTTTTGTTACTGACTGCCTCTTTGAGGTAATACTCTATCGTTTGGGGCCTACCCAAGTACCCTATGGACTTAGAGTAGCCATGTTGTTACAGAGCCTGGTGGTGCCACCATTTGTAAATCCACTTCTTTATGGAATAAAGATGcaagcaataaaagtgaaaatactgcagtctTTTACTTTGAAGAAAAGATAA